One Paralichthys olivaceus isolate ysfri-2021 chromosome 21, ASM2471397v2, whole genome shotgun sequence genomic window carries:
- the LOC109644657 gene encoding uncharacterized protein isoform X2, giving the protein MSQSGKVLHLYVEVRPAPDQSGGKGAFREDEGGIASVQDGPAELLSQLTAQTTCQMATHSSPAHRLVQDCSQRPSACRNTETFPLHQSSSSPTGSRRSDGVSVLRSSPVPPPSGRITLPHTPPGCRRLNEKEVSDGKRSVVTFSYIEKSNVKTVDSPRMRGTREERSNTSHFRKRLSDPVWFGSPDSSCSSSPKLTFQSPGSHQQTFSPSFRQPALDPIGRAATQRAVEEFGSPLLRIKLAHALEQTSFSRCSKQPRCQSWAGSPVQHQNISPKDHFTDRSQAILGLPRSPASDQLSSQSRQSSQSRPGSCVETQSPRHWSGEERAAVGSPATKRHIHRTCNRSSSPQGAILQLGNNLVEGLNQLSDSKSSSPAHSPEVARRLAEEATKVSSILSEARRSSMHNALGEITSSSTSGGFHNLPPNAQTSQQMLKMNIPLNDRHMPAPDNTDAHQPENSILQSLSHSYETNSRANYDQVLQKPQHQSSVFSAAQSSPALPSRFLRPSHPPTEICSPVRDPRLFQAELRAPDTPTLHRRLPPQYTGDSWSPSLDRTEDLSSFEKGDCTELARRLFINQSVEEAPVSWTSRQQWGDHVKNNPRPSSEPGFCSNNDKPPDGHSSQCRRPLSPTAQQKRAEQRRREILLLGPVVLDSPEEDEGCDEEGYGNDVEGYGAGQQPRQRRIEEPPEAEQNGGMGGSSSRSSSGVTGSLGDRDCVSPESSQSSHQSNETGAVTSGIQTDSGCTVPVPSLHCQRIARAKWEFLFGTPAEEAASRGEKNSLENSTAPPSGNSSESPTPTPPSSLPLLSANHEVQHVEVELVTPPPAIIGTSPKTGIIRRTLKYSETDLDAVPLRCYRETDIDEVMLAEQEDADSAFGSNRSVQGTPGTGSSPLGGLAYGRTDGEEAEDRRGQRGEEEEDEEEEEEEEMVSWASVRMQGDNRKQRFAAQEDPDVFGHLLQRPMETFFDNHHPALKSPILVSGPRCAAEDTFSRHFESIMESHRAKGTSYNSLDSEELLTSSTQTVLTFDLPTLTPAIHGLVCQSARQIVKLSFAPLAHDERPSLSDSIFTMTGDSDATRAPSSERLSSGSDDTPPRGRECTQLGSSWYSNPSVSLLSREKARLATDTELDQDLSDRLGLSSSDTLTNGSHRADVAAARRLAKRLFNLDGFRKSDVARHLSKNNDFSRMVAEEYLSFFNFTGLALDQALRTFLRQFALMGETQERERVLSHFSRRYLDCNPNVMPTEDAVHTLTCALMLLNTDLHGQNIGKRMSCTQFVGNLEGLNEGQDFPKDLLKVSPLLRRCGITWSDCGLQEK; this is encoded by the exons ATGTCCCAGTCTGGGAAAGTCCTTCATCTGTATGTGGAAGTGAGGCCAGCCCCAGATCAGAGCGGAGGAAAAGGGGCATTTAGAGAAGATGAAGGAGGGATTGCTTCGGTTCAGGACGGTCCTGCGGAGCTCCTGTCTCAGCTGACGGCCCAGACGACCTGTCAGATGGCCACACATTCCTCCCCTGCTCATCGTCTGGTTCAGGACTGCTCACAGAGACCGTCAGCATGTCGGAACACTGAGACTTTCCCGCTCCATCAGTCCAGCAGCTCACCCACAGGTAGCAGGAGGAGCGATGGAGTCTCTGTCCTCCGCTCTTCACCAGTGCCGCCTCCCTCCGGAAGGATCACCCTCCCTCACACACCTCCCGGCTGTCGGAGGTTAAACGAGAAGGAAGTCAGCGACGGGAAACGCTCCGTGGTCACCTTCAGTTACATTGAGAAGTCCAACGTGAAGACGGTGGACAGTCCACGCATGAGGGGGACCAGAGAGGAAAGATCCAACACCTCCCACTTTCGTAAACGGCTCAGCGACCCAGTTTGGTTTGGGAGTCCTGATTCATCGTGCAGCTCAAGTCCCAAGTTGACTTTCCAATCACCAGGAAGTCACCAGCAGACGTTCTCTCCCAGCTTTCGCCAACCAGCCTTGGACCCCATCGGCCGGGCAGCTACCCAAAGAGCTGTGGAGGAGTTTGGCTCCCCTTTGTTGAGGATTAAACTGGCCCATGCCCTTGAGCAAACCTCATTTTCACGCTGCAGCAAACAGCCACGCTGCCAGTCCTGGGCTGGCTCTCCTGTTCAGCATCAAAACATCAGCCCCAAAGACCACTTCACAGATCGCAGCCAGGCCATCTTGGGGCTGCCTCGGAGCCCAGCATCGGACCAGCTCTCCTCCCAGTCTAGACAGTCCTCTCAATCCAGGCCTGGGTCCTGTGTGGAGACCCAGAGCCCTCGTCACTGGTCGGGGGAGGAGAGGGCGGCGGTGGGAAGCCCAGCCACCAAAAGACACATCCACAGGACCTGTAACAGGAGCTCTTCACCACAGGGAGCGATCCTTCAACTTGGCAATAATTTAGTGGAGGGCTTGAACCAGTTAAGCGACAGTAAATCCTCGTCTCCAGCTCACAGCCCTGAAGTTGCTCGCAGGCTCGCAGAGGAGGCTACCAAAGTATCTTCCATTTTATCTGAGGCGAGGAGGTCCTCGATGCACAATGCTTTAGGCGAGATCACAAGCAGCTCAACCTCTGGAGGGTTTCACAATTTGCCTCCAAATGCACAAACGTCTCAGCAAATGCTTAAGATGAACATCCCTTTAAACGACAGACACATGCCAGCACCTGACAACACAGACGCTCACCAGCCTGAAAACTCCATCTTGCAGTCACTCAGTCATTCATATGAAACAAACTCTCGTGCTAATTACGACCAGGTCCTTCAGAAACCTCAGCATCAGAGCTCagttttttctgcagctcagagtTCACCCGCGCTTCCCTCGCGTTTCCTCCGtccctctcatcctcccacTGAGATCTGCTCCCCCGTGAGGGATCCCAGGTTATTCCAAGCTGAGCTCCGAGCACCGGATACCCCCACCCTGCATCGCCGGCTGCCCCCACAGTACACCGGGGACTCCTGGTCTCCGAGCCTGGACAGGACAGAAGACCTGAGCTCTTTTGAGAAAGGGGATTGCACTGAGCTTGCTCGTAGGCTCTTTATCAATCAAAGTGTTGAGGAGGCACCGGTCAGCTGGACGTCCAGGCAGCAGTGGGGGGATCATGTAAAGAACAACCCAAGGCCAAGCTCCGAGCCTGGATTTTGTTCCAACAACGACAAGCCTCCTGATGGTCACTCCAGCCAATGTCGCAGGCCGCTCAGCCCCACAGCCCAGCAGAAAcgggcagagcagaggaggagggagatccTGCTCCTGGGACCAGTGGTGCTGGACTCcccagaggaggatgagggctGTGATGAAGAAGGATACGGCAATGACGTGGAGGGATACGGGGCAGGGCAGCAGCCTCGTCAGCGGAGGATCGAGGAGCCTCCTGAGGCGGAGCAGAACGGGGGGATGGGGGGGTCGTCCTCCCGGAGCTCCAGCGGGGTGACGGGCAGCCTGGGCGACAGGGACTGTGTGTCGCCAGAGTCCAGTCAGTCCAGTCACCAGAGCAACGAGACTGGAGCTGTGACCTCAGGAATACAG ACGGATAGCGGCTGCACTGTGCCCGTGCCCTCGCTCCACTGTCAGAGGATCGCTCGTGCCAAGTGGGAGTTTTTATTCGGGACCCCTGCTGAGGAGGCTGCTAGCAGGGGGGAGAAAA ATTCTCTTGAAAACTCCACAGCGCCCCCCAGTGGTAACTCCAGTGAGTCTCCCACCCCgactcctccatcctccctgcctctcctctctgccaATCATGAGGTGCAGCATGTGGAGGTCGAGCTGGTGACCCCTCCTCCGGCCATCATCGGGACATCGCCCAAAACCGGCATCATTCGCCGGACGCTCAAGTATTCAGAAACCGACCTGGACGCCGTCCCACTCCGCTGCTACCGTGAGACGGACATAGACGAGGTGATGCTGGCTGAGCAGGAGGATGCTGACTCTGCGTTCGGGAGCAACCGCAGCGTGCAGGGCACTCCGGGGACGGGCAGCAGCCCTCTGGGTGGTCTGGCATATGGGAGGACAGAcggggaggaggcagaggacagaagaggacagagaggggaggaggaggaagatgaggaggaggaagaggaggaagaaatggTGAGCTGGGCCAGTGTGAGGATGCAAGGAGACAACAGGAAGCAGCGGTTTGCAGCTCAGGAGGACCCAGACGTGTTTGGACACCTCCTGCAGAG ACCAATGGAAACGTTTTTCGACAACCACCACCCGGCCCTGAAATCCCCCATCTTGGTCTCGGGTCCTCGCTGTGCTGCGGAGGACACCTTCAGCCGCCACTTTGAGAGCATCATGGAGTCTCACCGGGCCAAAGGGACGTCGTACAACAGCCTGGACAGCGAGGAGCTGCTGACCTCCAGCACGCAAACCGTCCTGACCTTCGACCTGCCCACACTGACCCCTGCCATCCACGGGCTGGTGTGTCAGAGCGCCAGGCAGATCGTCAAACTCAGCTTCGCCCCACTGGCGCACGATGAGAGGCCCAGTCTCTCCGATTCTATCTTTACCATGACCGGGGACTCGGACGCCACCAGAGCCCCCTCCAGCGAGAGGCTGAGCAGCGGTTCAGATGACACGCCACCTAGAGGACGGGAGTGTACGCAGCTGGGGAGCAGCTGGTACAGTAACCCGTCTGTCTCTTTACTGAG CAGGGAGAAGGCTCGCCTGGCCACGGATACTGAGCTGGACCAGGACCTCAGCGACAGGTTGGGTCTCAGCAGCAGCGACACCCTCACCAACGGCAGCCACCGTGCCGACGTGGCCGCCGCCAGACGCCTCGCCAAACGTCTCTTCAACTTGGATGGCTTCAGGAAGTCTGACGTAGCTCGCCACCTCAGCAAGAA CAACGACTTCAGCCGCATGGTAGCAGAGGAGTATCTGAGTTTCTTCAACTTCACCGGCCTCGCTCTCGACCAAGCACTGAG GACGTTCCTCAGACAGTTTGCTCTGATGGGGGAGACTCAGGAGCGGGAGCGGGTGCTGTCACACTTCTCCAGGCGATACTTGGACTGCAACCCGAACGTGATGCCCACGGAGG acGCAGTTCACACTCTGACCTGTGCTCTGATGCTGCTCAACACGGATCTACACGGTCAA AACATTGGCAAGAGGATGTCGTGCACACAGTTCGTCGGAAACCTGGAGGGACTGAATGAAGGCCAGGATTTTCCCAAGGATCTGCTGAAA GTGTCACCTCTGCTGAGGAGGTGTGGGATCACGTGGAGCGACTGTGGGCTGCAGGAGAAATGA
- the LOC109644657 gene encoding uncharacterized protein isoform X3 has protein sequence MSQSGKVLHLYVEVRPAPDQSGGKGAFREDEGGIASVQDGPAELLSQLTAQTTCQMATHSSPAHRLVQDCSQRPSACRNTETFPLHQSSSSPTGSRRSDGVSVLRSSPVPPPSGRITLPHTPPGCRRLNEKEVSDGKRSVVTFSYIEKSNVKTVDSPRMRGTREERSNTSHFRKRLSDPVWFGSPDSSCSSSPKLTFQSPGSHQQTFSPSFRQPALDPIGRAATQRAVEEFGSPLLRIKLAHALEQTSFSRCSKQPRCQSWAGSPVQHQNISPKDHFTDRSQAILGLPRSPASDQLSSQSRQSSQSRPGSCVETQSPRHWSGEERAAVGSPATKRHIHRTCNRSSSPQGAILQLGNNLVEGLNQLSDSKSSSPAHSPEVARRLAEEATKVSSILSEARRSSMHNALGEITSSSTSGGFHNLPPNAQTSQQMLKMNIPLNDRHMPAPDNTDAHQPENSILQSLSHSYETNSRANYDQVLQKPQHQSSVFSAAQSSPALPSRFLRPSHPPTEICSPVRDPRLFQAELRAPDTPTLHRRLPPQYTGDSWSPSLDRTEDLSSFEKGDCTELARRLFINQSVEEAPVSWTSRQQWGDHVKNNPRPSSEPGFCSNNDKPPDGHSSQCRRPLSPTAQQKRAEQRRREILLLGPVVLDSPEEDEGCDEEGYGNDVEGYGAGQQPRQRRIEEPPEAEQNGGMGGSSSRSSSGVTGSLGDRDCVSPESSQSSHQSNETGAVTSGIQTDSGCTVPVPSLHCQRIARAKWEFLFGTPAEEAASRGEKNSLENSTAPPSGNSSESPTPTPPSSLPLLSANHEVQHVEVELVTPPPAIIGTSPKTGIIRRTLKYSETDLDAVPLRCYRETDIDEVMLAEQEDADSAFGSNRSVQGTPGTGSSPLGGLAYGRTDGEEAEDRRGQRGEEEEDEEEEEEEEMVSWASVRMQGDNRKQRFAAQEDPDVFGHLLQRPMETFFDNHHPALKSPILVSGPRCAAEDTFSRHFESIMESHRAKGTSYNSLDSEELLTSSTQTVLTFDLPTLTPAIHGLVCQSARQIVKLSFAPLAHDERPSLSDSIFTMTGDSDATRAPSSERLSSGSDDTPPRGRECTQLGSSWYSNPSVSLLSREKARLATDTELDQDLSDRLGLSSSDTLTNGSHRADVAAARRLAKRLFNLDGFRKSDVARHLSKNNDFSRMVAEEYLSFFNFTGLALDQALRTFLRQFALMGETQERERVLSHFSRRYLDCNPNVMPTEDAVHTLTCALMLLNTDLHGQNIGKRMSCTQFVGNLEGLNEGQDFPKDLLKTRADL, from the exons ATGTCCCAGTCTGGGAAAGTCCTTCATCTGTATGTGGAAGTGAGGCCAGCCCCAGATCAGAGCGGAGGAAAAGGGGCATTTAGAGAAGATGAAGGAGGGATTGCTTCGGTTCAGGACGGTCCTGCGGAGCTCCTGTCTCAGCTGACGGCCCAGACGACCTGTCAGATGGCCACACATTCCTCCCCTGCTCATCGTCTGGTTCAGGACTGCTCACAGAGACCGTCAGCATGTCGGAACACTGAGACTTTCCCGCTCCATCAGTCCAGCAGCTCACCCACAGGTAGCAGGAGGAGCGATGGAGTCTCTGTCCTCCGCTCTTCACCAGTGCCGCCTCCCTCCGGAAGGATCACCCTCCCTCACACACCTCCCGGCTGTCGGAGGTTAAACGAGAAGGAAGTCAGCGACGGGAAACGCTCCGTGGTCACCTTCAGTTACATTGAGAAGTCCAACGTGAAGACGGTGGACAGTCCACGCATGAGGGGGACCAGAGAGGAAAGATCCAACACCTCCCACTTTCGTAAACGGCTCAGCGACCCAGTTTGGTTTGGGAGTCCTGATTCATCGTGCAGCTCAAGTCCCAAGTTGACTTTCCAATCACCAGGAAGTCACCAGCAGACGTTCTCTCCCAGCTTTCGCCAACCAGCCTTGGACCCCATCGGCCGGGCAGCTACCCAAAGAGCTGTGGAGGAGTTTGGCTCCCCTTTGTTGAGGATTAAACTGGCCCATGCCCTTGAGCAAACCTCATTTTCACGCTGCAGCAAACAGCCACGCTGCCAGTCCTGGGCTGGCTCTCCTGTTCAGCATCAAAACATCAGCCCCAAAGACCACTTCACAGATCGCAGCCAGGCCATCTTGGGGCTGCCTCGGAGCCCAGCATCGGACCAGCTCTCCTCCCAGTCTAGACAGTCCTCTCAATCCAGGCCTGGGTCCTGTGTGGAGACCCAGAGCCCTCGTCACTGGTCGGGGGAGGAGAGGGCGGCGGTGGGAAGCCCAGCCACCAAAAGACACATCCACAGGACCTGTAACAGGAGCTCTTCACCACAGGGAGCGATCCTTCAACTTGGCAATAATTTAGTGGAGGGCTTGAACCAGTTAAGCGACAGTAAATCCTCGTCTCCAGCTCACAGCCCTGAAGTTGCTCGCAGGCTCGCAGAGGAGGCTACCAAAGTATCTTCCATTTTATCTGAGGCGAGGAGGTCCTCGATGCACAATGCTTTAGGCGAGATCACAAGCAGCTCAACCTCTGGAGGGTTTCACAATTTGCCTCCAAATGCACAAACGTCTCAGCAAATGCTTAAGATGAACATCCCTTTAAACGACAGACACATGCCAGCACCTGACAACACAGACGCTCACCAGCCTGAAAACTCCATCTTGCAGTCACTCAGTCATTCATATGAAACAAACTCTCGTGCTAATTACGACCAGGTCCTTCAGAAACCTCAGCATCAGAGCTCagttttttctgcagctcagagtTCACCCGCGCTTCCCTCGCGTTTCCTCCGtccctctcatcctcccacTGAGATCTGCTCCCCCGTGAGGGATCCCAGGTTATTCCAAGCTGAGCTCCGAGCACCGGATACCCCCACCCTGCATCGCCGGCTGCCCCCACAGTACACCGGGGACTCCTGGTCTCCGAGCCTGGACAGGACAGAAGACCTGAGCTCTTTTGAGAAAGGGGATTGCACTGAGCTTGCTCGTAGGCTCTTTATCAATCAAAGTGTTGAGGAGGCACCGGTCAGCTGGACGTCCAGGCAGCAGTGGGGGGATCATGTAAAGAACAACCCAAGGCCAAGCTCCGAGCCTGGATTTTGTTCCAACAACGACAAGCCTCCTGATGGTCACTCCAGCCAATGTCGCAGGCCGCTCAGCCCCACAGCCCAGCAGAAAcgggcagagcagaggaggagggagatccTGCTCCTGGGACCAGTGGTGCTGGACTCcccagaggaggatgagggctGTGATGAAGAAGGATACGGCAATGACGTGGAGGGATACGGGGCAGGGCAGCAGCCTCGTCAGCGGAGGATCGAGGAGCCTCCTGAGGCGGAGCAGAACGGGGGGATGGGGGGGTCGTCCTCCCGGAGCTCCAGCGGGGTGACGGGCAGCCTGGGCGACAGGGACTGTGTGTCGCCAGAGTCCAGTCAGTCCAGTCACCAGAGCAACGAGACTGGAGCTGTGACCTCAGGAATACAG ACGGATAGCGGCTGCACTGTGCCCGTGCCCTCGCTCCACTGTCAGAGGATCGCTCGTGCCAAGTGGGAGTTTTTATTCGGGACCCCTGCTGAGGAGGCTGCTAGCAGGGGGGAGAAAA ATTCTCTTGAAAACTCCACAGCGCCCCCCAGTGGTAACTCCAGTGAGTCTCCCACCCCgactcctccatcctccctgcctctcctctctgccaATCATGAGGTGCAGCATGTGGAGGTCGAGCTGGTGACCCCTCCTCCGGCCATCATCGGGACATCGCCCAAAACCGGCATCATTCGCCGGACGCTCAAGTATTCAGAAACCGACCTGGACGCCGTCCCACTCCGCTGCTACCGTGAGACGGACATAGACGAGGTGATGCTGGCTGAGCAGGAGGATGCTGACTCTGCGTTCGGGAGCAACCGCAGCGTGCAGGGCACTCCGGGGACGGGCAGCAGCCCTCTGGGTGGTCTGGCATATGGGAGGACAGAcggggaggaggcagaggacagaagaggacagagaggggaggaggaggaagatgaggaggaggaagaggaggaagaaatggTGAGCTGGGCCAGTGTGAGGATGCAAGGAGACAACAGGAAGCAGCGGTTTGCAGCTCAGGAGGACCCAGACGTGTTTGGACACCTCCTGCAGAG ACCAATGGAAACGTTTTTCGACAACCACCACCCGGCCCTGAAATCCCCCATCTTGGTCTCGGGTCCTCGCTGTGCTGCGGAGGACACCTTCAGCCGCCACTTTGAGAGCATCATGGAGTCTCACCGGGCCAAAGGGACGTCGTACAACAGCCTGGACAGCGAGGAGCTGCTGACCTCCAGCACGCAAACCGTCCTGACCTTCGACCTGCCCACACTGACCCCTGCCATCCACGGGCTGGTGTGTCAGAGCGCCAGGCAGATCGTCAAACTCAGCTTCGCCCCACTGGCGCACGATGAGAGGCCCAGTCTCTCCGATTCTATCTTTACCATGACCGGGGACTCGGACGCCACCAGAGCCCCCTCCAGCGAGAGGCTGAGCAGCGGTTCAGATGACACGCCACCTAGAGGACGGGAGTGTACGCAGCTGGGGAGCAGCTGGTACAGTAACCCGTCTGTCTCTTTACTGAG CAGGGAGAAGGCTCGCCTGGCCACGGATACTGAGCTGGACCAGGACCTCAGCGACAGGTTGGGTCTCAGCAGCAGCGACACCCTCACCAACGGCAGCCACCGTGCCGACGTGGCCGCCGCCAGACGCCTCGCCAAACGTCTCTTCAACTTGGATGGCTTCAGGAAGTCTGACGTAGCTCGCCACCTCAGCAAGAA CAACGACTTCAGCCGCATGGTAGCAGAGGAGTATCTGAGTTTCTTCAACTTCACCGGCCTCGCTCTCGACCAAGCACTGAG GACGTTCCTCAGACAGTTTGCTCTGATGGGGGAGACTCAGGAGCGGGAGCGGGTGCTGTCACACTTCTCCAGGCGATACTTGGACTGCAACCCGAACGTGATGCCCACGGAGG acGCAGTTCACACTCTGACCTGTGCTCTGATGCTGCTCAACACGGATCTACACGGTCAA AACATTGGCAAGAGGATGTCGTGCACACAGTTCGTCGGAAACCTGGAGGGACTGAATGAAGGCCAGGATTTTCCCAAGGATCTGCTGAAA ACCCGAGCAGATCTTTGA
- the LOC109645847 gene encoding very long chain fatty acid elongase 6-like has product MTMNDTELNLVEFGFERGFDERRALEWMQENWSKSFMFCGLYAALVFAGQHFMRERPKLNLRRPLVLWSLSLAVFSIIGAFRTGLYMMHILTTSGFRQSVCDISFYSAPVSRFWAYAFVLSKAPELGDTVFIVLRKQRLIFLHWYHHITVLLYSWYSYKDQVAGGGWFMTMNYVVHAFMYTYYAARAGGVRVPRPFAMLITATQILQMVMGLTVLGLVYYWMHEVRCPSNLDNITWGSIMYLSYLILFALFFYNTYLRGSSSGKGSKAE; this is encoded by the exons ATGACCATGAACGACACGGAGCTCAATCTGGTGGAGTTCGGCTTCGAGCGAGGCTTCGATGAACGTCGAGCTCTGGAGTGGATGCAGGAAAACTG GAGCAAGTCATTCATGTTCTGCGGCCTGTACGCTGCGCTCGTGTTCGCCGGCCAGCACTTCATGAGGGAAAGACCAAAGCTGAACCTGCGGCGCCCGTTAGTGCTGTGGTCGCTCAGCCTGGCCGTGTTCAG CATCATAGGAGCTTTCAGGACCGGTCTCTACATGATGCACATCCTCACGACCAGCGGCTTCAGACAGTCGGTGTGTGACATCAGCTTCTACAGCGCCCCCGTCTCCAGATTCTGGGCCTATGCCTTCGTCCTGAGCAAAGCCCCCGAGCTGG gCGACACTGTGTTCATCGTCCTGCGGAAGCAGCGCCTCATCTTCCTGCACTGGTACCACCACATCACCGTGCTGCTCTACTCCTGGTACTCCTACAAGGACCAGGTGGCCGGCGGCGGCTGGTTCATGACCATGAACTACGTGGTCCACGCTTTCATGTACACTTACTACGCGGCGCGGGCAGGCGGCGTGCGGGTTCCCCGTCCCTTCGCCATGCTCATCACGGCCACCCAGATCCTGCAGATGGTAATGGGGCTGACGGTGCTGGGCCTGGTTTACTACTGGATGCATGAGGTGCGCTGTCCGTCCAACCTGGACAACATCACGTGGGGCTCCATCATGTACCTCAGCTACTTGATCCTGTTCGCCTTGTTCTTCTACAACACCTACCTCAGAGGCTCCTCCAG